One part of the Paraburkholderia flagellata genome encodes these proteins:
- the sap1 gene encoding surface attachment protein Sap1, whose translation MKMLSGIAVVAASLACAFAAQAQDVGVKPQQTVQLKPGSYGCLSKDKLDAVALHEQAGERQQMQEYFTGFQCLSTPDNQSFRVVQVVGHDVEFVNAANTDEQGLWTTDRFIKQ comes from the coding sequence ATGAAAATGCTATCCGGTATCGCCGTCGTGGCGGCCAGCCTTGCTTGCGCCTTTGCGGCTCAGGCTCAGGATGTCGGCGTCAAGCCGCAGCAAACGGTGCAGCTCAAGCCGGGTTCCTATGGTTGCCTCTCGAAGGACAAGCTCGACGCCGTCGCGCTGCACGAGCAGGCCGGCGAGCGTCAGCAGATGCAAGAGTACTTCACTGGATTCCAGTGTCTGTCCACGCCCGACAACCAATCGTTCCGCGTCGTACAGGTGGTGGGTCATGACGTCGAATTCGTCAATGCGGCGAACACCGACGAGCAAGGCCTCTGGACCACCGACCGCTTCATCAAGCAGTAA
- a CDS encoding LysE family translocator: MTFAHWLPFAIASAILVAIPGPTVLLVVSYALGHGRRYALATTAGVALGDFTAMTASMLGLGVVLAASATLFTALKWVGAAYLVYLGVKLWRAPVGEDDAPDTSETRTGRIFAHAYAVTALNPKSIIFFVAFVPQFIDPHTAMTPQIVVFEATFLALATFNAFAYALLAAAARKVVRSQRVQRAINRTGGTLLIGAGLFAAAWRKSTA, translated from the coding sequence ATGACTTTCGCTCACTGGCTGCCGTTCGCGATTGCGTCGGCCATTCTCGTTGCCATTCCCGGCCCCACCGTGCTGCTCGTCGTTTCCTATGCGCTTGGCCACGGCCGCCGCTACGCGCTCGCAACCACGGCTGGTGTCGCGCTCGGCGACTTCACGGCAATGACCGCTTCCATGCTCGGGCTCGGCGTGGTCCTGGCGGCCTCCGCCACGCTGTTCACGGCGCTGAAATGGGTTGGCGCGGCCTACCTGGTCTACCTCGGCGTGAAGCTCTGGCGCGCACCCGTTGGCGAAGACGACGCACCGGACACGTCCGAGACGCGCACTGGCCGCATCTTTGCGCATGCATACGCGGTCACCGCGCTCAACCCGAAGAGCATCATTTTCTTCGTCGCCTTCGTGCCGCAGTTCATCGACCCGCATACGGCCATGACGCCGCAGATCGTCGTGTTCGAAGCCACCTTCCTCGCGCTCGCGACGTTCAACGCATTCGCCTATGCGCTGCTCGCCGCGGCCGCGCGCAAGGTCGTGCGCAGCCAGCGCGTGCAGCGGGCGATCAATCGAACCGGGGGTACGCTGCTCATCGGTGCTGGGCTCTTTGCTGCCGCGTGGAGGAAGTCGACGGCATAG
- a CDS encoding ecotin precursor — MRKMAAVLVLAGCAVAAGPASAHDHGGDVVGALVGGALIGAAVGAVLNSGPAVAYPAQPVYVQPAPVYAQPAPVYAAAPAGAACYDQYSGRYVSCAPAQPAPPPQYDDGYAQPGYGQQPVYAQPGAGW; from the coding sequence ATGCGAAAGATGGCGGCCGTTTTGGTGCTGGCGGGGTGCGCGGTGGCGGCAGGCCCCGCGAGCGCACACGATCACGGCGGTGATGTGGTGGGTGCGCTGGTTGGCGGCGCGTTGATTGGCGCCGCGGTGGGCGCCGTGCTGAACAGCGGCCCGGCGGTAGCCTACCCGGCTCAACCGGTCTATGTGCAGCCCGCGCCAGTCTATGCGCAGCCGGCGCCGGTTTATGCCGCCGCTCCGGCCGGCGCGGCGTGCTACGACCAGTATTCGGGCCGCTATGTGTCCTGCGCGCCGGCGCAGCCTGCGCCGCCGCCGCAATACGACGACGGCTACGCGCAGCCCGGCTATGGACAACAGCCGGTTTATGCCCAGCCCGGCGCCGGCTGGTAA
- a CDS encoding S1C family serine protease, protein MGRRPSFIDDLARGVPPDGASQRPGIDDGALLDAYSRTVIGALERVQPAVAHIAVERRASGQAPARGGSGSGFLFTPDGYLLTNSHVVHGASKLSVTLADGSTQSADLVGDDPSTDLAVLRIGAPEALPHAQLGDSAGLRVGQIAIAVGSPLGLAQTVTAGVVSALGRSLRSESGRMIYDVIQTDAALNPGNSGGPLINSAGQVIGVNTAIIPGAQAICFATAIDTAKWVITQLFAHGRVRRAYIGIAGTTVPVARRVQRYFDLSATTGVRVMEIVKGSPAALGGLRVDDTIVTIDGVPVDGIDTLQRLFDVSRIDRVVDIGVIRLTQRLNLSVTPVEQTG, encoded by the coding sequence GTGGGCAGACGACCTTCCTTCATTGACGATCTGGCTCGCGGCGTCCCTCCCGACGGCGCGAGCCAGCGTCCCGGCATCGACGACGGCGCGCTCCTCGATGCCTATTCGCGCACGGTGATCGGCGCGCTGGAGCGCGTGCAGCCAGCCGTCGCGCACATAGCCGTCGAGCGCCGCGCATCCGGGCAAGCTCCCGCACGCGGCGGCAGCGGCTCGGGCTTCCTGTTCACGCCGGACGGGTACTTGCTGACGAATAGCCACGTGGTGCATGGAGCAAGCAAGCTCAGCGTGACGCTCGCGGACGGTTCGACGCAGAGCGCCGACCTCGTCGGCGACGACCCGAGCACGGACCTCGCCGTGTTACGTATCGGCGCGCCGGAGGCGCTGCCGCACGCGCAGCTGGGCGATTCAGCGGGCCTGCGCGTCGGGCAGATCGCGATCGCCGTGGGCAGCCCGCTGGGCCTCGCGCAAACGGTGACGGCGGGCGTCGTGTCGGCGCTCGGCCGCTCGCTGCGCTCCGAGTCCGGCCGCATGATCTACGACGTGATCCAGACTGACGCCGCGCTCAATCCGGGCAACTCGGGCGGACCACTCATCAATTCGGCAGGTCAGGTGATCGGCGTGAATACGGCGATCATTCCAGGTGCGCAAGCCATCTGCTTCGCCACGGCCATCGACACGGCAAAGTGGGTCATCACGCAGCTCTTCGCGCACGGCCGGGTGCGCCGCGCCTATATCGGCATTGCCGGCACCACGGTGCCGGTCGCGCGCAGGGTGCAGCGTTATTTCGACCTGAGCGCGACGACCGGCGTGCGCGTGATGGAGATCGTCAAGGGCAGTCCCGCTGCGCTCGGCGGCCTGCGCGTGGACGACACGATCGTGACGATCGACGGCGTGCCGGTGGACGGTATCGACACGTTGCAGCGTCTCTTCGACGTTTCGCGCATTGATCGCGTCGTGGATATCGGTGTGATCCGCCTGACTCAGCGGCTTAACCTGAGCGTGACGCCCGTCGAGCAGACGGGCTAG